The Saprospiraceae bacterium genome includes a window with the following:
- a CDS encoding DUF255 domain-containing protein: protein MNLIKILVFVNLILVTSCSPKNSENLAKQESDSKNTEVSSKGSEVKKDHSSEPNGESEIVFAFDFKNDKVLSDVLDFAKSQNKPVFLDINAIWCAPCKLMQRDVYTHQETAQYFNDNFINYKVDVDQNEGPDLKLIYDITTIPTLLWLDSRGRVIYRKEGACYHKELMKNAEIALQKAKSNP from the coding sequence ATGAATCTAATTAAGATTTTAGTATTTGTAAATTTGATTTTGGTAACTTCATGCAGTCCTAAGAATTCAGAAAATCTTGCCAAGCAAGAATCGGATTCAAAAAACACTGAAGTAAGTTCAAAGGGGAGTGAAGTAAAAAAAGATCACTCATCCGAACCAAATGGTGAAAGTGAAATTGTTTTCGCTTTTGACTTCAAAAATGATAAAGTATTGAGTGATGTGCTTGATTTTGCAAAAAGTCAGAATAAACCAGTTTTTTTAGATATCAATGCGATCTGGTGTGCACCATGTAAGCTGATGCAAAGAGATGTTTATACCCACCAGGAAACTGCACAATATTTTAACGATAACTTTATCAACTATAAGGTTGATGTTGATCAAAATGAAGGTCCTGATTTAAAACTAATTTATGATATTACCACTATTCCTACCCTCTTATGGCTTGATAGCAGAGGTCGGGTAATATATAGAAAGGAAGGTGCCTGCTACCATAAGGAGCTTATGAAAAATGCTGAAATTGCCCTCCAAAAAGCGAAAAGCAACCCTTAG
- a CDS encoding magnesium transporter CorA family protein has translation MIKFFIKKNGELKQIESQSHASWINVYPPFEHGELDRLAVSLDVPLDFLTDSLDVDERSRFEKEDHSTLILINSPILNEEGKDSEAIYITVPIGIILTENQVITVCSDENPVLDKFEDNKVKNFNPGDKNLFVLQIFEQNVYRFLECLKKLNLKRNLIERELYNSSRSSELQQLLRIEKSLVYFVSSLSTNELLKMKLKRTDLLKIGNEEPYADLFEDIIIDNSQALEMSNVYTNILSGTMEAYASIISNNLNVIIHKLTIATIILLVPSMVASFYGMNLEYLPFRSLKYAFPLIIIISVFMGFGVVYYFSRRK, from the coding sequence ATGATAAAGTTTTTTATAAAAAAAAATGGAGAATTAAAGCAAATAGAATCACAATCACATGCTTCATGGATCAATGTTTATCCGCCATTTGAACATGGAGAATTGGATCGTTTGGCTGTAAGCCTTGATGTTCCACTGGATTTTCTGACTGACTCTTTGGACGTAGATGAGAGGTCTAGATTTGAAAAAGAAGACCATTCCACATTAATACTTATAAATAGTCCTATCTTAAACGAAGAAGGCAAAGATAGTGAAGCTATTTACATTACTGTCCCAATCGGAATTATTTTGACGGAAAATCAAGTGATCACTGTATGTTCTGATGAGAATCCTGTTCTGGACAAGTTTGAAGATAATAAAGTTAAAAATTTCAATCCTGGTGATAAAAATTTGTTTGTCCTTCAGATATTTGAGCAAAATGTTTACAGATTCTTGGAATGTTTAAAAAAACTTAACCTCAAGAGGAATCTTATCGAACGAGAATTGTACAATTCGAGTCGTAGTTCTGAACTCCAGCAACTATTGAGAATTGAGAAATCATTGGTATATTTTGTGAGTAGTCTAAGTACAAATGAACTGCTCAAAATGAAACTAAAACGGACAGATTTATTAAAGATTGGAAATGAAGAGCCTTATGCAGACTTGTTTGAAGACATTATCATTGATAATTCTCAAGCGTTGGAAATGTCCAATGTTTACACAAATATCTTAAGTGGAACGATGGAGGCATATGCTTCGATCATTTCCAACAATCTTAATGTCATAATTCATAAACTTACCATTGCTACGATCATATTATTAGTGCCTTCCATGGTGGCCAGCTTCTATGGTATGAATCTTGAATATCTTCCTTTCCGCAGTTTGAAATATGCATTTCCACTTATCATTATTATTTCAGTGTTTATGGGATTTGGTGTGGTCTATTATTTCTCCCGAAGGAAGTAA